Proteins encoded in a region of the Verrucomicrobiia bacterium genome:
- a CDS encoding DUF971 domain-containing protein, with protein MLPLDIQSVGNELAIKWEDGTETYIPLGKLRRACPCAGCKGERDVMGNLYKGPEQPLRPSSFELRALIRIGAYALQPAWADGHNTGIYSFDYLRRIAQS; from the coding sequence ATGCTGCCACTCGACATTCAATCCGTCGGCAACGAACTCGCCATCAAATGGGAGGACGGCACGGAGACGTATATCCCACTGGGAAAACTCCGCCGCGCCTGCCCTTGCGCCGGGTGCAAGGGCGAACGCGATGTCATGGGCAATCTCTACAAAGGCCCGGAGCAACCCCTGAGGCCCTCGTCGTTCGAGTTGCGCGCGCTAATCCGAATTGGCGCCTATGCCCTCCAACCTGCCTGGGCCGATGGTCATAACACCGGCATCTACAGCTTCGATTACTTGCGGCGCATAGCTCAAAGCTGA